The Methanofervidicoccus sp. A16 genome has a segment encoding these proteins:
- a CDS encoding KEOPS complex subunit Pcc1 has translation MKNCYFSLEIDFDSEEEAGIIYRSILLEHLDTQIKSRSNMEVKGNTLKVETYAKDLSILKASLYSYIRWIRVAESIYKLINRKQ, from the coding sequence ATGAAAAATTGCTATTTTTCCTTAGAGATAGATTTTGACTCCGAGGAGGAGGCAGGGATAATATATAGAAGCATTCTATTGGAACATTTAGATACACAGATAAAGTCTAGAAGTAATATGGAAGTTAAGGGAAACACACTAAAGGTGGAAACTTACGCCAAGGATCTAAGTATATTGAAGGCCTCTCTGTACTCCTATATAAGGTGGATAAGGGTAGCGGAAAGTATATATAAATTGATAAATAGAAAACAATAA
- a CDS encoding ribosomal biogenesis protein (brix-domain; involved in biogenesis of the ribosome) translates to MEVVITTSRKPSQRTRSFVKDLARVLAGRSLTRGKTPIREIFSRYPKIIIVEEYKGNPGKLKLYDLKEKKLILLFISVKLQREVCSKKVENKEKKIKMEFYGDTKVYKDLFYNFFKDFNIISENSSFRMCFEENPRGDEPLFYIQFYREDKKIGPLIIVKDLRVLDIEDPT, encoded by the coding sequence ATGGAGGTGGTCATAACTACATCGAGGAAACCCTCCCAGCGAACTAGGAGTTTTGTAAAAGACTTGGCTAGAGTACTGGCAGGGAGATCTTTAACAAGAGGTAAAACTCCAATAAGGGAAATATTCAGTAGATATCCTAAGATTATTATAGTAGAAGAGTATAAGGGTAATCCAGGGAAATTAAAACTTTATGATTTAAAGGAGAAGAAGTTAATACTTCTTTTTATATCTGTGAAACTCCAGAGGGAAGTATGTAGTAAAAAGGTTGAAAATAAAGAGAAAAAGATAAAGATGGAGTTTTATGGAGACACCAAAGTTTACAAGGATCTCTTCTACAACTTCTTTAAAGATTTTAACATCATCTCTGAAAACTCCTCTTTCAGGATGTGTTTTGAGGAGAATCCAAGAGGTGACGAGCCCCTCTTTTATATTCAATTTTACAGAGAAGATAAAAAAATAGGTCCTCTCATCATTGTAAAGGACTTAAGAGTTTTAGATATAGAGGATCCTACATAG
- the guaA gene encoding glutamine-hydrolyzing GMP synthase codes for MFDAKRFIEETVSKLKEELKDKRAIIALSGGVDSSVAAVLTAKAIGDRLLAVFVDTGLMRKGEAEEIYKIFKEGLEINLKIVDKKDLFLNALKGVKDPEEKRKIIGKLFIEVFEEVARENGEEVLIQGTIAPDWIESEGKIKTHHNIALPSGMVLEVVEPLRDLYKDEVRLVAKELGLPDKIVYRQPFPGPGLAVRVLGEVTPEKLEICREANAIVEEEVEREGLNRKLWQYFAVVLDSKATGVKGDIREYNWIVAIRMVESLDAMTASVPEIPFSLLKRISKRITSEVPNVARVVFDITDKPPATIEFE; via the coding sequence GTGTTTGATGCAAAGAGGTTTATAGAGGAGACTGTCTCCAAGTTGAAGGAAGAGTTAAAAGATAAGAGGGCAATTATAGCCCTCAGTGGAGGGGTAGATAGTTCTGTAGCGGCGGTACTTACTGCCAAGGCAATAGGAGATAGACTTTTGGCTGTATTTGTAGATACAGGACTTATGAGGAAGGGGGAGGCAGAGGAGATATACAAGATATTCAAGGAGGGTTTAGAGATAAATCTTAAAATTGTAGATAAAAAGGATCTCTTTTTAAATGCCTTAAAAGGAGTAAAGGATCCAGAGGAGAAGAGGAAGATCATAGGTAAGTTATTTATAGAGGTATTTGAGGAGGTTGCAAGAGAGAACGGGGAGGAGGTTCTAATCCAAGGTACCATAGCACCTGATTGGATAGAGAGTGAGGGGAAGATTAAAACCCACCACAACATAGCCCTACCAAGTGGTATGGTTTTAGAGGTTGTAGAACCACTTAGGGATCTCTACAAAGATGAGGTTAGGTTAGTTGCAAAGGAGTTAGGCCTACCAGATAAGATAGTGTATAGACAGCCCTTCCCAGGTCCAGGTCTTGCTGTAAGGGTGTTGGGGGAGGTTACCCCAGAGAAGTTGGAGATATGTAGGGAGGCAAACGCCATAGTTGAGGAGGAGGTGGAGAGGGAGGGGCTGAATAGAAAACTCTGGCAGTACTTTGCAGTGGTACTTGACAGTAAGGCTACAGGGGTTAAGGGAGATATAAGGGAGTACAACTGGATAGTTGCTATTAGGATGGTGGAGTCCTTAGATGCTATGACGGCAAGTGTTCCGGAGATACCTTTTAGTCTTCTAAAGAGGATAAGTAAGAGAATCACTTCAGAGGTTCCAAATGTTGCAAGGGTGGTATTCGATATTACAGATAAACCTCCTGCAACTATAGAGTTTGAGTAA
- a CDS encoding prefoldin subunit beta, which yields MELPANVQNQLVQFQQLQQQLQIVVLQKQQVESQIKDIKKALEEMEKSPSEEVYKMAGTILVKRNKEEVEKELKERLETLELRVKTLEKQEKKMQERLNELQQTLQRILQENPNVS from the coding sequence ATGGAGTTACCAGCAAATGTACAAAATCAACTTGTACAATTTCAACAACTACAACAACAGTTACAGATAGTAGTTTTACAAAAACAGCAGGTAGAGTCCCAAATAAAGGATATAAAAAAGGCCTTGGAAGAGATGGAAAAATCTCCATCAGAAGAGGTCTATAAGATGGCTGGGACTATTCTTGTAAAGAGGAATAAGGAAGAGGTTGAAAAGGAGTTGAAGGAAAGGTTAGAAACCTTGGAGTTAAGGGTAAAAACCTTAGAGAAACAGGAGAAGAAGATGCAAGAAAGATTAAATGAATTACAGCAGACACTTCAGAGAATATTACAAGAGAACCCTAACGTCTCCTAA
- the pyrG gene encoding glutamine hydrolyzing CTP synthase, with the protein MKYIFITGGVVSSLGKGITASSIGRLLKARNFNVNMVKIDPYLQIDAGTMSPYEHGEVFVTDDGGETDLDIGNYERFIDVSLKADNNITAGKVYKTVLEKERRGDYLGKTVQVIPHITDEIKSRIKKLGENYDITIVEIGGTVGDIESLPFLEAIRQFKKDVGKDNVLYIHVSLLPYLKTSGEVKTKPTQHSVKELRSIGIQPDILVCRTEVPIGEKIREKLALFCDVDKEAVIEARDARTIYEVPLNLEKEGLGNLIVEKLKLVEVYRKKYGEDVRRVFEPDLSQWRAIVDRIINPLHEITVAIVGKYVKLKDAYMSIIEALVHAGAKNDTRVNIKWVNSEELATKNYIDILDNYRENGELGGILVPGGFGERGVNGKINAIRYARENKIPFLGICLGMQCAVIEYARNVCNLEGANSTEFDKDTPHPVVDLLPEQVNLKEKGGTMRLGAYPAVLKENTLTYSLYGSKVVYERHRHRYEVNPEYHNILEKNGLIISGTSPDGKLAEFIELKDHPFFIATQGHPEFKSRPNRPHPLFNGFVRTILQNKLR; encoded by the coding sequence ATGAAGTATATATTTATTACAGGTGGGGTGGTTTCCTCCTTAGGTAAAGGTATTACAGCATCCTCCATAGGGAGACTTCTCAAGGCACGTAATTTCAACGTTAATATGGTTAAGATAGATCCCTACCTCCAGATAGATGCAGGTACCATGTCTCCTTATGAACATGGGGAGGTTTTTGTTACAGACGATGGAGGAGAAACTGACTTAGATATTGGGAACTACGAAAGGTTTATAGATGTATCCCTAAAGGCTGATAACAACATAACAGCGGGAAAGGTATATAAAACTGTCTTGGAGAAGGAGAGAAGGGGAGATTACTTAGGAAAAACTGTCCAGGTAATACCACATATTACAGATGAGATAAAGAGTAGAATAAAGAAGTTGGGAGAGAACTACGATATTACCATAGTGGAGATAGGAGGTACAGTTGGAGATATAGAGAGTCTGCCATTCTTGGAGGCTATAAGACAGTTTAAGAAGGATGTTGGAAAGGATAACGTGCTCTATATCCATGTCTCCCTACTTCCTTACCTAAAAACCTCTGGAGAGGTAAAGACAAAACCTACACAGCACAGTGTGAAGGAGTTAAGGAGTATAGGTATCCAACCTGATATCCTTGTATGTAGAACTGAGGTGCCTATTGGAGAGAAGATAAGGGAGAAGTTGGCACTCTTCTGTGATGTTGATAAGGAGGCTGTAATTGAGGCTAGAGACGCCAGGACTATCTACGAGGTACCTTTAAACCTTGAGAAGGAGGGGTTAGGTAATCTAATTGTAGAGAAACTTAAACTGGTGGAGGTGTATCGTAAAAAGTACGGTGAGGATGTTAGGAGGGTTTTTGAACCTGATCTATCCCAGTGGAGGGCAATAGTAGATAGGATAATAAATCCACTTCACGAGATCACAGTTGCCATAGTAGGTAAGTACGTTAAACTAAAGGATGCCTATATGAGTATAATAGAGGCTTTAGTTCATGCAGGGGCGAAGAACGATACAAGGGTAAATATCAAATGGGTGAATTCTGAGGAGTTGGCGACGAAAAATTATATTGATATCCTTGACAACTATAGAGAAAATGGGGAGTTGGGAGGTATATTAGTCCCAGGTGGATTTGGGGAAAGAGGTGTTAACGGTAAGATAAATGCAATAAGATATGCCAGGGAGAACAAGATACCCTTCTTAGGTATATGTTTAGGGATGCAGTGTGCAGTGATAGAGTACGCCAGGAATGTATGTAATTTAGAGGGGGCAAATTCTACAGAGTTCGACAAAGATACTCCACACCCTGTTGTGGATCTCCTACCTGAACAGGTTAATTTAAAGGAGAAAGGGGGCACTATGAGACTTGGCGCCTACCCTGCAGTGTTGAAGGAGAATACTTTAACATATTCCTTATATGGAAGTAAGGTAGTCTATGAGAGACATAGACACAGATACGAGGTAAATCCAGAGTATCACAACATCCTTGAGAAGAATGGTTTAATAATCTCTGGAACCTCTCCAGATGGAAAACTTGCAGAGTTTATAGAATTAAAGGATCATCCTTTCTTCATAGCAACCCAGGGACATCCAGAGTTTAAATCAAGGCCTAACAGGCCTCATCCTCTCTTCAACGGATTCGTTAGGACTATACTTCAAAACAAACTTAGGTGA
- a CDS encoding DNA-directed RNA polymerase subunit P — translation MTEYRCLNCGKIVPSSELNLKAKCPYCSNKILIKVRPKVVKKVIAR, via the coding sequence ATGACAGAGTACAGATGTCTGAACTGCGGTAAGATCGTTCCATCTAGTGAGTTAAATCTAAAGGCTAAATGTCCCTACTGTAGTAACAAGATCCTTATAAAGGTTAGACCGAAGGTTGTCAAAAAAGTTATTGCGAGATAG